In a single window of the Serratia quinivorans genome:
- the phnN gene encoding Ribose 1,5-bisphosphate phosphokinase PhnN, whose protein sequence is MAQLIYLMGPSGSGKDSLLAALRADVDSAPLVAHRYITRPADAGCENHIALSEPEFLRRRAKGLFALDWQAHQHHYAFGIEVDLWLLQGIDVVVNGSRAHLAQAQQRYGAQLLPVCLQVSTGILRQRLQNRGRENADQIEQRLARAAEYQQKLPAICCRLDNDGNLDDTLAALLALLPASAKQPQDAMP, encoded by the coding sequence ATGGCGCAGCTTATCTATCTGATGGGGCCATCCGGCTCAGGCAAAGACAGCCTGTTGGCCGCACTGCGCGCCGATGTCGACAGCGCCCCACTGGTGGCGCACCGCTATATCACCCGGCCGGCAGACGCCGGCTGCGAGAACCATATTGCGCTCAGCGAACCGGAGTTCCTGCGCCGCCGCGCCAAAGGGCTGTTTGCCCTCGACTGGCAGGCGCATCAGCACCATTACGCCTTTGGCATCGAGGTGGATCTGTGGCTGTTGCAGGGGATCGATGTAGTGGTCAACGGATCGCGTGCCCATCTGGCACAAGCTCAGCAGCGCTATGGCGCACAACTGCTGCCGGTGTGCCTGCAGGTCAGCACGGGGATTCTGCGCCAACGGCTGCAAAACCGCGGGCGCGAAAATGCCGATCAGATAGAACAGCGGCTGGCTCGGGCGGCGGAATATCAGCAAAAGCTGCCCGCTATTTGCTGCCGACTGGATAACGACGGCAACCTTGACGACACCCTGGCGGCGCTACTGGCGCTGCTGCCCGCTTCAGCCAAACAACCACAGGATGCCATGCCATGA
- the lolD_2 gene encoding Lipoprotein-releasing system ATP-binding protein LolD: MTIQIRVEHLSKTFVLHQQHGTQLPVLHDANMTVSSGECVVLHGHSGSGKSTLLRSLYANYLPDSGHIWVNHQGEWLDMVQAEARQILAVRRHTLGWVSQFLRVIPRISALDVVMQPLLEQGCQPRRMPRTRRDAAQSAQCAATPVAVGAVDLLWR; encoded by the coding sequence ATGACTATTCAAATCCGGGTTGAACACCTCAGCAAAACCTTTGTGCTCCACCAGCAGCACGGCACACAACTGCCGGTGCTGCACGATGCCAACATGACGGTCAGCAGCGGCGAATGCGTGGTATTACACGGGCATTCCGGCAGCGGAAAATCCACTCTGCTACGCTCACTGTACGCCAACTATCTGCCTGATAGCGGCCATATCTGGGTTAATCACCAGGGTGAATGGCTGGATATGGTGCAGGCCGAAGCGCGTCAGATCCTGGCGGTACGCCGCCATACCCTTGGCTGGGTCAGCCAGTTTCTGCGGGTGATCCCGCGTATCAGCGCGCTGGACGTAGTGATGCAGCCGTTGCTGGAACAGGGGTGTCAACCGCGCCGAATGCCGCGAACGCGCCGAGACGCTGCTCAATCAGCTCAATGTGCCGCAACGCCTGTGGCAGTTGGCGCCGTCGACCTTCTCTGGCGGTGA
- the phnP gene encoding carbon-phosphorus lyase complex accessory protein, protein MQLTFLGTGGAQQIPVFGCDCLVCQRARREPAFRRRACSAMLKFQGETTLLDAGLPSLERRFSAGEIQRFLLTHYHMDHVQGLFPLRWGCGNFIPVYGPADEQGCDDLFKHPGILAFQPPFTPFETVELGGLHITPLPLQHSKLTLGYLIQAAGKSLAYLTDTVSLPPDTEAFLRAVTLDLMVLDCSLPPQPQTPRNHNDLTRARETQQRLQPGRTLLTHISHHLDLWLMDNELPPGLELAFDNLSVHCGSNAADRIPSP, encoded by the coding sequence ATGCAACTGACGTTTCTCGGCACCGGCGGTGCCCAGCAGATCCCGGTGTTCGGCTGTGATTGTCTGGTCTGTCAGCGGGCGCGGCGCGAGCCTGCATTCCGGCGCAGAGCCTGCAGCGCAATGCTTAAATTTCAGGGGGAAACGACCTTGCTGGATGCGGGATTGCCGTCGTTGGAGCGGCGTTTTTCGGCGGGGGAAATTCAACGTTTTTTACTGACACATTACCACATGGATCATGTGCAGGGGTTATTTCCTTTGCGCTGGGGGTGCGGAAATTTTATTCCGGTGTATGGCCCGGCCGATGAACAGGGCTGCGATGACCTGTTCAAACATCCGGGCATTCTGGCATTTCAGCCGCCGTTTACCCCCTTCGAAACGGTTGAACTGGGCGGGCTGCACATCACCCCGCTGCCGCTGCAACATTCGAAACTTACTCTGGGTTATTTGATCCAGGCCGCAGGCAAATCGCTGGCCTATCTGACCGATACCGTCAGTTTACCACCGGATACCGAGGCTTTTCTGCGTGCAGTAACATTGGATTTAATGGTGCTCGACTGCAGCCTGCCGCCACAGCCGCAAACCCCGCGCAATCACAACGATCTGACCCGCGCACGGGAAACCCAACAACGCTTACAACCCGGCCGCACCCTGCTGACGCACATCAGCCATCATCTCGATCTGTGGCTAATGGACAACGAACTGCCACCGGGTCTGGAATTGGCGTTCGATAATCTCAGCGTGCACTGTGGTAGCAATGCAGCCGATCGGATTCCATCACCTTAA
- a CDS encoding Semialdehyde dehydrogenase, NAD binding domain produces the protein MARVFMVGATGLVGRELLHLLQADPQVTAIVAPTRKPLPAHEKLENPVGDDLFALLTKQEQPVDIVFCCLGTTRREAGSDANFHYVDYTLVVESALTGRRLGAQHCLAVSALGASTRSTFLYNRTKGEMEQALREQNWPRLTLVRPSMLLGERSSPRLLERLSAPLFKLLPGKWRGVAAKDVAQTLLEQAFSPGQGVKVMESDRLHCYHSAR, from the coding sequence ATGGCACGGGTATTTATGGTAGGGGCTACCGGGTTGGTGGGGCGCGAACTGTTGCACCTGCTGCAGGCCGATCCGCAGGTCACGGCGATCGTGGCGCCAACGCGTAAGCCGCTGCCTGCGCATGAAAAATTGGAAAACCCGGTGGGTGATGACCTGTTCGCGCTGCTGACAAAGCAGGAGCAGCCGGTCGATATAGTATTCTGTTGCCTGGGTACCACGCGGCGTGAGGCGGGCAGCGATGCCAATTTTCACTACGTCGATTACACCCTGGTGGTGGAAAGTGCGCTGACCGGTCGGCGATTAGGTGCGCAGCACTGTCTGGCGGTCAGTGCGCTGGGTGCCAGCACGCGTTCGACCTTCCTTTACAACCGTACCAAGGGGGAAATGGAACAGGCGCTGCGTGAGCAGAACTGGCCGCGCCTGACGCTGGTGCGGCCATCGATGCTGTTGGGCGAGCGCTCCTCGCCACGTTTGCTGGAGCGCCTGAGTGCGCCGTTGTTTAAATTGCTGCCCGGCAAATGGCGCGGGGTTGCCGCCAAAGACGTGGCGCAGACTCTGTTGGAGCAGGCGTTCAGCCCAGGTCAGGGTGTTAAGGTGATGGAATCCGATCGGCTGCATTGCTACCACAGTGCACGCTGA
- the speC_1 gene encoding Ornithine decarboxylase, constitutive produces the protein MIKMNKLKIAANSKTLSCFETTREVVDVHQSDFNDIAAIVLSVEDVTQGMVAHLEEIGLNIPLFVAVCCEEELDNAILPALHGVFELCGKNTQFYGKQLEAAAVKYESELLPPFFNTLTQYVEMGNATFACPGHQGGEFFRKHPAGRQFFDFFGETLFRSDMCNADVKLGDLLIHEGAPCAAQQHAAKVFNADKTYFVLNGTSASNKVATNALLTRGDLVLFDRNNHKSNHHGALIQAGATPVYLETARNPFGFIGGIDAHCFEERYLRQQIREVAPERANEARPFRLAIIQLGTYDGTIYNARQVVDKIGHLCDYILFDSAWVGYEQFIPMMKDCSPLLLELNENDPGIIVTQSVHKQQAGFSQTSQIHKKDKHIKGQDRYCNHKRFNNAFMLHASTSPFYPLFAALDVNAKMHEGKSGRRLWKECVRVGIEARKMLLETCSLIKPFVPDQIDGKAWQSYDTETMSNDLRFFNFIPGEKWHAFEGYAQSQYFVDPCKLLLTTPGIDTASGNYSDFGIPATILANYLRENGIVPEKCDLNSILFLLTPAEDIAKMQHLVALIARFEKHIEQDSLISEVLPAVYKNNQQRYENYTLRQLCQEMHDLYVSYDVKELQKEMFRKSYFPRVAMNPQDANTEFVRGNVELVSLAKAEGRIAAEGALPYPPGVLCVVPGEVWGGAAQRYFLALEEGINLLPGFAPELQGVYIQQDEDGWNRAYGYVMKN, from the coding sequence ATGATTAAAATGAATAAATTAAAAATTGCCGCTAATAGCAAAACATTAAGTTGCTTCGAAACCACTCGCGAAGTTGTCGATGTACACCAGAGTGATTTCAATGATATTGCCGCCATCGTATTGTCGGTGGAAGACGTCACGCAAGGCATGGTGGCTCACCTCGAAGAGATCGGCCTGAATATCCCGTTATTCGTGGCGGTTTGCTGCGAAGAAGAGCTGGACAACGCCATACTGCCTGCCCTGCATGGCGTATTTGAACTCTGTGGCAAGAACACCCAGTTCTATGGCAAGCAACTGGAAGCTGCGGCCGTAAAATACGAAAGCGAACTGCTGCCACCTTTCTTTAATACGCTGACCCAGTATGTCGAAATGGGTAACGCCACCTTTGCTTGCCCTGGGCATCAGGGGGGCGAATTCTTCCGTAAGCATCCGGCCGGGCGTCAGTTCTTTGACTTCTTTGGCGAGACCCTTTTCCGTTCCGATATGTGCAACGCGGACGTCAAACTGGGTGATTTGTTGATCCATGAAGGCGCCCCCTGCGCGGCGCAGCAGCATGCCGCCAAAGTGTTTAACGCCGATAAAACCTATTTCGTTCTTAACGGCACCTCCGCCTCAAACAAGGTGGCAACCAACGCCCTGCTGACGCGCGGTGACCTGGTGCTGTTCGACCGTAATAACCATAAATCCAATCATCATGGCGCGCTGATCCAGGCGGGGGCAACACCGGTGTATCTGGAAACCGCCCGCAACCCGTTTGGCTTTATCGGCGGCATTGACGCGCACTGCTTTGAAGAACGCTACTTACGTCAGCAGATCCGCGAGGTCGCGCCGGAGCGCGCCAATGAAGCCAGACCTTTCCGCCTGGCGATCATTCAGTTGGGCACCTATGACGGCACCATTTATAACGCCCGTCAGGTGGTCGATAAAATTGGTCATCTGTGCGATTACATCCTGTTCGACTCGGCCTGGGTCGGCTATGAGCAATTCATTCCAATGATGAAAGACTGCTCTCCGTTGCTGCTCGAGCTAAACGAAAACGACCCGGGGATCATTGTGACCCAGTCCGTGCACAAACAGCAGGCCGGCTTCTCACAAACCTCGCAAATCCACAAGAAAGACAAGCATATCAAGGGACAAGATCGCTATTGCAACCACAAACGCTTTAACAATGCCTTTATGCTGCACGCTTCCACCAGCCCGTTTTACCCGCTGTTCGCCGCACTGGACGTTAACGCCAAAATGCATGAGGGCAAAAGCGGCCGACGCCTGTGGAAAGAATGCGTTCGCGTAGGCATTGAGGCGCGCAAGATGCTGCTGGAGACCTGCAGCTTAATCAAACCTTTTGTGCCGGACCAAATCGACGGTAAAGCCTGGCAGTCTTATGATACCGAGACGATGTCCAACGATTTGCGCTTCTTCAACTTCATTCCCGGTGAAAAATGGCATGCCTTTGAAGGCTATGCCCAATCGCAGTATTTTGTCGACCCGTGCAAACTGCTGCTCACCACGCCGGGCATTGATACGGCAAGCGGTAACTACAGCGATTTCGGTATTCCGGCGACCATTCTGGCCAACTATCTGCGCGAAAACGGCATAGTACCGGAGAAATGCGACCTCAATTCGATCCTGTTCCTGCTGACTCCGGCAGAAGACATCGCCAAAATGCAGCATTTGGTGGCGCTGATTGCCCGCTTTGAAAAACATATTGAGCAAGATTCGTTAATTAGTGAAGTCTTGCCTGCGGTTTATAAAAACAATCAGCAGCGCTATGAAAATTATACCCTGCGCCAACTCTGCCAGGAAATGCACGACCTCTACGTGAGTTACGACGTTAAAGAACTGCAGAAAGAAATGTTCAGGAAGAGTTATTTCCCTCGTGTGGCAATGAATCCACAAGACGCCAACACCGAATTTGTCCGCGGCAATGTGGAATTGGTCTCTCTGGCGAAAGCCGAAGGCAGAATTGCCGCCGAAGGTGCCTTGCCTTATCCCCCAGGCGTATTGTGTGTTGTCCCTGGTGAAGTGTGGGGTGGTGCTGCACAGCGTTATTTCCTGGCATTGGAAGAAGGCATCAATTTATTGCCCGGCTTCGCACCGGAATTACAGGGTGTGTATATCCAGCAGGATGAAGATGGCTGGAACCGTGCTTACGGTTACGTAATGAAAAATTAA
- a CDS encoding phosphonate metabolism protein PhnM encodes MLEDQTVEGSLEVSDGMIRSFADTPSQLPQALNGEGGWLLPGLIELHTDNLDKFFTPRPNVDWPAHSAMSSHDALMVANGITTVLDAVAIGDVRDGGHRLENLQKMIDAVIHSQRAGVNRAEHRLHLRCELPNESTLPLFEQLMDKPGVSLVSLMDHSPGQRQFASREKYREYYQGKYHLNDQQMSEYEEQQIKLSARWATPNREAIAAHCRTRKISLASHDDATAAHVSESCALGSVIAEFPTTEDAALASHQQGLQVLMGAPNIVRGGSHSGNVAAHHLAALGVLDILSSDYYPASLLDAAFRIAADERNGYSLPQAVQMITRNPARALDLQDRGTIAEGLRADLVLVRPHGEHVYVQNVWRQGKQVF; translated from the coding sequence GTGCTGGAAGATCAAACTGTCGAAGGCTCGCTGGAGGTCAGCGACGGCATGATCCGCAGCTTTGCCGATACGCCCAGCCAGTTGCCGCAGGCATTGAACGGTGAAGGCGGCTGGCTGCTGCCGGGGTTGATTGAACTGCACACCGACAATCTGGACAAGTTTTTCACCCCACGTCCGAACGTCGACTGGCCGGCGCATTCTGCCATGAGCAGCCATGATGCACTGATGGTGGCCAACGGTATCACCACCGTGCTGGACGCGGTGGCGATTGGCGACGTACGCGACGGCGGCCATCGGCTGGAAAACCTGCAAAAAATGATCGACGCGGTGATCCACAGCCAGCGCGCCGGGGTCAACCGCGCCGAGCACCGGCTGCACCTGCGCTGCGAACTGCCCAACGAGAGCACCCTGCCGCTGTTCGAACAGTTGATGGACAAGCCCGGCGTCTCGCTGGTGTCGTTGATGGACCATTCGCCGGGTCAGCGCCAGTTCGCCTCACGCGAAAAATACCGGGAGTATTATCAGGGCAAATATCACCTCAACGACCAGCAGATGAGCGAGTATGAAGAGCAGCAGATCAAGCTTTCTGCCCGCTGGGCCACGCCGAACCGCGAAGCCATTGCCGCCCATTGCCGGACGCGTAAAATTTCGCTCGCCAGCCACGACGACGCTACCGCCGCCCACGTCAGCGAGTCCTGCGCGCTGGGTAGCGTGATTGCCGAGTTCCCCACCACCGAAGATGCCGCTCTTGCTTCGCACCAACAAGGATTGCAGGTGCTGATGGGCGCACCGAATATCGTGCGTGGCGGCTCACATTCCGGCAACGTGGCGGCCCATCACCTGGCGGCGTTGGGCGTGCTGGATATCCTGTCCTCCGACTACTACCCCGCCAGCCTGCTGGATGCGGCGTTTCGCATTGCGGCCGATGAGCGCAACGGCTACAGCCTGCCGCAGGCGGTACAGATGATCACCCGTAACCCGGCCAGAGCGCTGGATTTGCAGGATCGCGGCACCATCGCCGAAGGCTTGCGGGCGGATCTGGTGTTGGTACGACCGCACGGCGAGCACGTTTACGTGCAGAACGTGTGGCGCCAGGGCAAGCAGGTGTTCTGA
- a CDS encoding Predicted acetyltransferase: MLIRVEIPVDAAGIDALLRRAFGRDDEADLVQQLREDGLLTLGIVATDDEGGVVGYAAFSPVDVAGEDRQWVGLAPLAVDESLRRQGLGEKLIYEGLDALNEFSYAAVVVLGEPAYYGRFGFKPAAAYGLQCRWPDTEAAFQVYPLAEDALVDVGGAVEYSEPFNRL, encoded by the coding sequence ATGTTAATCCGCGTGGAAATTCCGGTAGATGCGGCAGGCATTGATGCCCTGCTGCGTCGCGCCTTTGGGCGAGATGATGAAGCCGATCTGGTGCAGCAACTGCGCGAAGACGGCCTGCTGACGCTGGGCATTGTCGCCACCGACGACGAAGGCGGCGTGGTGGGTTATGCCGCGTTCAGCCCGGTGGACGTGGCCGGTGAGGATCGTCAATGGGTCGGTCTGGCACCGCTGGCGGTGGACGAAAGTCTGCGTCGTCAGGGGCTGGGCGAAAAGCTGATATACGAAGGGCTGGATGCGTTGAACGAGTTCAGCTATGCCGCGGTAGTGGTGCTGGGTGAACCGGCTTACTACGGGCGCTTTGGCTTTAAACCGGCCGCTGCCTATGGTCTGCAGTGCCGCTGGCCAGACACCGAGGCCGCGTTCCAGGTTTACCCACTGGCGGAAGATGCCTTGGTTGATGTTGGCGGGGCGGTGGAATACTCCGAGCCGTTTAACCGGCTTTAA
- the yhbU_1 gene encoding Uncharacterized protease yhbU precursor gives MELLCPAGNLPALKAAVDNGADAVYIGLKDDTNARHFAGLNFTEKKLQEAVEYVHRHNRKLHIAINTFAHPDGYVRWQRAVDMAAQLGADVLILADLAMLEYAAERYPQLERHVSVQASATNEEAIRFYQRHFDVSRVVLPRVLSMHQVKQLARTSPVPLEVFAFGSLCIMAEGRCYLSSYLTGESPNTVGACSPARYVRWQQTAQGMESRLNGVLIDRYRDDENAGYPTLCKGRYLVDDVRYHALEEPTSLNTLELLPELLAANIASVKIEGRQRSPAYVSQVARVWRQAIDRCQADPAAYQADAGWMEALGAMSEGIQTTLGAYHRKWQ, from the coding sequence ATGGAGCTGCTTTGTCCCGCCGGTAATCTGCCGGCCCTGAAGGCTGCGGTAGATAACGGTGCCGACGCCGTGTATATCGGCCTGAAAGATGATACCAACGCCCGCCACTTTGCCGGCCTCAACTTTACCGAGAAAAAGCTGCAGGAAGCGGTCGAGTATGTGCATCGTCATAACCGCAAACTGCATATCGCCATCAATACCTTCGCCCACCCTGACGGCTATGTCCGCTGGCAGCGCGCGGTAGATATGGCGGCGCAGTTGGGCGCCGATGTGCTGATCCTGGCCGATTTGGCGATGCTGGAATACGCCGCCGAACGTTACCCGCAGTTGGAGCGCCACGTCTCGGTGCAGGCGTCCGCCACCAACGAAGAAGCGATCCGTTTCTATCAGCGCCATTTTGATGTCAGCCGGGTAGTGCTGCCGCGCGTGTTGTCGATGCATCAGGTCAAGCAGTTGGCACGTACCAGCCCGGTGCCGCTGGAGGTCTTCGCCTTCGGCAGCCTGTGCATCATGGCCGAGGGACGCTGCTACCTTTCCTCTTATCTGACCGGCGAGTCTCCCAATACCGTCGGGGCCTGCTCACCGGCGCGCTACGTGCGCTGGCAGCAAACGGCGCAGGGCATGGAGTCACGCCTGAATGGCGTGCTGATCGACCGTTATCGCGACGATGAAAATGCCGGCTACCCAACGCTGTGCAAGGGCCGCTATCTGGTCGATGACGTGCGCTATCACGCGCTGGAAGAACCCACCAGCCTCAATACGCTGGAACTGCTGCCGGAACTGCTGGCTGCCAATATCGCGTCGGTGAAGATTGAAGGTCGTCAACGCAGCCCGGCCTACGTGAGCCAGGTGGCCCGCGTCTGGCGCCAGGCCATCGACCGCTGCCAGGCCGACCCGGCCGCCTATCAGGCCGACGCCGGCTGGATGGAAGCCCTGGGTGCGATGTCAGAAGGCATTCAAACCACGCTCGGTGCTTATCACCGTAAATGGCAGTAG
- the vatD_2 gene encoding Streptogramin A acetyltransferase, translating to MSDLAQPRIGDNVTLNRSRLGQYVHLADDAILEEVEMGDYSYTAGHNQIFYATIGKFVSIASYARINPGNHPTYQRIAQHHFTYRASEYGLGEDDEAFFDWRREHHVTIGHDVWIGHNAIVMPGVSIGNGAVIGSAAVVTKDVAPYEIVAGVAAKKIGMRFDDALIERIERSQWWHWDHQTLQQRLADFRDIHAFAEKYL from the coding sequence ATGAGTGATTTGGCGCAGCCGAGAATCGGCGACAACGTGACGCTTAACCGCAGCCGCCTCGGCCAGTATGTTCATCTGGCCGACGATGCGATCCTCGAAGAAGTCGAAATGGGCGACTATTCCTACACCGCCGGACATAACCAGATTTTTTACGCTACCATCGGCAAATTCGTGTCGATTGCCTCTTACGCGCGCATCAATCCCGGCAACCACCCCACCTATCAGCGCATCGCCCAGCACCATTTCACCTATCGCGCTTCGGAGTACGGCCTGGGGGAAGATGATGAAGCCTTTTTCGACTGGCGGCGTGAACACCACGTGACCATCGGCCACGACGTGTGGATCGGCCATAACGCCATCGTGATGCCCGGCGTCAGCATTGGCAACGGCGCGGTAATCGGCAGCGCGGCGGTGGTGACCAAGGATGTGGCCCCTTATGAAATCGTCGCCGGGGTGGCGGCCAAAAAGATCGGTATGCGTTTTGACGACGCACTGATTGAACGTATTGAACGCAGCCAGTGGTGGCATTGGGATCATCAGACGCTGCAACAACGGCTGGCGGATTTCCGTGATATCCATGCCTTTGCGGAGAAGTATTTATAA
- the macB_3 gene encoding Macrolide export ATP-binding/permease protein MacB, whose translation MPQRLWQLAPSTFSGGEQQRVNIARGFIVDYPILLLDEPTASLDSRNSAAVVTLIEQAKQRGAAIVGIFHDEGVRQQVADRLYDMQAPQALEIL comes from the coding sequence GTGCCGCAACGCCTGTGGCAGTTGGCGCCGTCGACCTTCTCTGGCGGTGAACAACAGCGGGTGAACATCGCTCGCGGCTTTATCGTCGATTACCCGATCCTGTTGCTGGACGAACCGACCGCCTCCCTCGACAGCCGCAACAGCGCGGCGGTGGTCACACTGATCGAGCAGGCCAAACAACGTGGCGCGGCGATCGTCGGTATTTTCCATGATGAAGGCGTCCGCCAGCAGGTCGCCGACCGGTTATATGACATGCAGGCGCCACAGGCGCTGGAGATCCTCTGA
- a CDS encoding Putative lipid carrier protein gives MLEQLRARIVRQGPSLLRVPLKFTPFALQRQLLEQVLGWQFRQALADGDLEFLESRWLKIEIRDLALHWFMTVENDKLVVSQHAEADVSFSGDANDLILIAARKQDPDTLFFQRRLQIEGDTELGLYVKNLMDAIELEAMPAPLRIGLLQLAEFVEAGLQEGTVQTSRVPATC, from the coding sequence GTGTTGGAACAATTAAGAGCGCGCATTGTGCGCCAGGGGCCGTCGTTGCTGCGTGTACCGCTAAAATTCACGCCGTTTGCCTTGCAGCGTCAGCTTCTGGAACAGGTACTGGGCTGGCAATTTCGTCAGGCGCTGGCAGATGGCGATCTGGAATTTCTCGAATCGCGCTGGTTGAAGATCGAAATTCGCGATCTGGCGCTACACTGGTTTATGACGGTAGAAAACGACAAACTGGTTGTCAGCCAACACGCCGAAGCTGATGTCAGCTTCAGCGGCGACGCCAACGATCTGATTCTGATCGCAGCGCGTAAGCAAGATCCCGATACGCTGTTCTTTCAGCGTCGGCTGCAGATTGAAGGGGACACCGAATTGGGCCTGTATGTAAAAAATCTGATGGACGCCATCGAGCTGGAAGCCATGCCTGCGCCGTTGCGCATTGGCCTGCTGCAACTGGCCGAATTTGTGGAAGCAGGGCTGCAGGAGGGCACGGTGCAAACTTCCCGTGTGCCGGCAACATGTTAA
- the potE gene encoding Putrescine transport protein translates to MSKSNNKMGVVQLTILTAVNMMGSGIIMLPTKLAEVGTISIVSWLVTAVGSMALAYAFAKCGMFSRKSGGMGGYAEYAFGKSGNFMANYTYGVSLLIANIAIAISAVGYGTELFGANLSPLGICIATIGVLWLATVANFGGARLTGKISGITVWGVIIPVVGISIIGWHWFSGSAYIAAWNPHSVPTFEAIGASISMTLWAFLGLESACANTDVVENPERNVPIAVLGGTLSAAVIYIVSTNVIAGIVPNMDLANSTAPFGLAFSHMFNPTVGKIIMALMIMSCVGSLLGWQFTIAQVFKSSADSGFFPKIFSKLSKADAPVKGMLTIVMIQSVLSLMTISPSLNKQFNVLVNLAVVTNIIPYILSMAALIIIQKVAKVPEKKARIANIIAGIGALYSFYALYSSGEEAMMWGAIATFLGWTLYGMVSPRFEMAGKKG, encoded by the coding sequence ATGAGTAAGTCCAATAATAAAATGGGTGTCGTGCAGCTAACGATCCTTACTGCGGTAAACATGATGGGCTCCGGCATAATTATGCTGCCCACCAAGCTGGCCGAAGTGGGTACTATTTCTATTGTTTCCTGGCTGGTTACCGCCGTGGGCTCGATGGCGCTGGCCTACGCCTTCGCCAAATGCGGCATGTTCAGCCGCAAATCCGGCGGCATGGGCGGGTATGCTGAATACGCTTTCGGTAAATCGGGCAATTTCATGGCGAACTACACCTACGGGGTGTCGTTGCTGATCGCCAATATCGCCATCGCCATTTCCGCCGTTGGTTACGGCACCGAGCTGTTTGGTGCCAACCTGTCGCCGCTGGGGATCTGTATCGCCACCATTGGCGTACTATGGCTGGCTACCGTCGCCAACTTCGGCGGGGCACGCCTGACCGGGAAAATCAGCGGCATCACCGTTTGGGGCGTGATTATCCCGGTGGTGGGGATCTCGATCATCGGCTGGCACTGGTTCAGCGGCAGCGCCTATATTGCCGCCTGGAACCCGCACTCGGTACCGACCTTTGAAGCCATTGGCGCTTCTATCTCCATGACGCTGTGGGCATTTCTGGGCCTGGAGTCCGCCTGCGCCAATACCGACGTGGTGGAAAACCCGGAGCGTAACGTGCCGATCGCCGTACTCGGCGGTACCCTCAGCGCGGCAGTCATCTATATCGTTTCAACCAACGTCATCGCCGGTATCGTGCCGAATATGGACCTGGCCAACTCAACCGCGCCATTTGGGCTGGCGTTTTCCCACATGTTCAACCCAACGGTCGGCAAGATCATTATGGCCCTGATGATCATGTCCTGCGTCGGCTCACTGCTGGGCTGGCAGTTCACCATCGCCCAGGTGTTCAAATCCTCTGCCGACAGCGGCTTCTTCCCGAAAATTTTCTCCAAACTCAGCAAGGCCGACGCACCGGTCAAAGGCATGCTGACCATAGTCATGATCCAGAGCGTGCTGTCTTTGATGACCATCAGCCCGTCGCTGAATAAACAGTTCAATGTGCTGGTGAATCTGGCGGTGGTGACCAATATCATCCCTTACATTCTGTCGATGGCGGCGCTGATCATTATTCAGAAAGTGGCGAAAGTACCGGAGAAAAAAGCGCGAATTGCCAACATCATTGCCGGCATTGGCGCACTGTACAGTTTCTATGCCCTCTACAGTTCCGGTGAGGAAGCGATGATGTGGGGCGCCATCGCCACCTTCCTCGGCTGGACGCTGTACGGTATGGTTTCACCGCGTTTCGAAATGGCGGGGAAAAAAGGCTAA
- a CDS encoding GIY-YIG nuclease superfamily protein, with protein sequence MTEILPTWHLYMLRMPSGMLYTGITTDVTRRLAQHQAGKGAKALRGKGQLVLAFHCQAGDRSKALRLEYRVKQLSKTQKERLVSHPPLSLDYLLPDVAVKAG encoded by the coding sequence ATGACGGAAATACTCCCAACCTGGCATCTCTACATGCTGCGCATGCCCAGCGGTATGCTGTATACCGGCATTACTACCGACGTAACGCGGCGGCTGGCGCAGCATCAGGCAGGCAAAGGGGCCAAGGCGCTACGGGGTAAAGGCCAACTGGTGCTGGCGTTTCACTGTCAGGCGGGGGATCGCTCAAAAGCGCTGAGACTGGAATATCGGGTCAAGCAACTGAGCAAAACGCAAAAAGAGAGGCTGGTGAGTCACCCGCCTCTTTCGTTGGATTATTTACTGCCGGACGTTGCGGTTAAAGCCGGTTAA